The sequence GATTGCCCGTCTCGAATCGGTAAGCGAGGCCATTGAATGGTTTCGCGAAAACGCGGCACCCGACCTTATTTTCCTGGATATTCATCTGGAGGATGATCTCAGCTTTACCATTTTTGAGAAAGTCAAGATAAACTCACCGGTTATTTTTACCACGGCTTATGATGAGTATGCTATCAGAGCTTTTAAAATGCGGAGTATCGATTATCTGCTTAAGCCAATTGTAAAGGAAGAGTTGGCAGCAAGCCTTCAGAAATTTCGCGACTTCACGCAGGTCAGGCAGTTGCCTGATATGGATCAGCTCTTTAAATTGATTACTGCCGAAAAGGTTGTTTATAAGGAGAGATTTTCGGTTACTGTTGGCCAAAAAATTAAAACTTACTCAACCGACGATATCTGCTGGTTCTATTCTGAAGAAGGTATCACTTTTATGGTGGTGAATGACAATCACCAGTATCCGGTTGACTTCAGCCTCGATGAACTTGCTGACCAGCTGAATCCCAACGACTTTTTCAGGGTTAACAGGCAGTTTTTAATTAAACTCAGCTCAATAAAAAATGTGCACATTTATCCGAAAAGCCGTCTAAAAATAGAATTAATGCCGGCCTCTGACAGGGAGATTTTTGTGAGCAGAGATAAGGTAACCCGTTTTAAAGATTGGCTCGGCTAGGATATTCAGGCAATCTTCGCCAATGAATCAAGTGTACTTGTTGAAATAGTCAGACATGTTATCCCAAACGCAAACCGGACTGTTGCTGGTCAACAGCGATCAGAATATATCCATCCTGTGCATGGATGAAGAGTACCCGTTGCTGGAAGTGCAGCAGGAAGGGCCCATGCTGATGTGCCGGTTTCAGTCTGATGAAGAATGGTGCCATTTTAGTTACAACAGCACTTCGGCTTTTCTGGCTGGCTTTCTGAAGCTGCATCCCGGCAGGCAATATGTGGTTGTGTCGGATGACAGTGCTTTCAGCTGGCTGAAGCTCCATTGCCAACTTATCTGGTCTATCAATTGTTACAGGCTTTTTCAGGAAAACGAAATACCTGCCGGTGACGGGACTCTTGTTGTTCCTCTGTTGTCCGAACATTTGCCGTTGGTTTATGATAATTCAAAGTATCAGCAGTTTTTGTCAATGGATTATCTGCAAAAGCGCCTTGAATCGGGCGGCGGTTTTTGTATTTGCAATGCGGGGATGCCGGTGGCCTGGATCATGACGCATGACGACGGTTCGGTAGGCATGTTGCATGTGCTGGATGCATTCCGGCACCGGGGCTATGCCCGCCGGCTCATTGAGGCTATGTCGGCCAGGGTAAGGCAAAAGGGGCGAAGGGTGTTTGCACACATCGAACCTTCCAATGAAGCATCATTGCAGCTTTTTACAAGTATGGGCTTTGCCGTGAAAGCTTCTGTAACCTGGGCCCTGGTCAGAAAATTTATTAAAGCGTGACCTTCGTCGGGGCCATTAAGCCTGCGAAAGGTGATTTATGTAAATGCCCCCGCTTGTGACGCTTTCTTTGTGTTTTAATGGAGCATTAACCTTTTCATTATATCTCAACCGCTTGCCGGACTTTGTTTGTACTTTTGCCTGAATTATCAGGCACTTTTTTTCAGGTGTCGTTGTTTTTAACAGTAAGCTCAGTGCAAATGTCAGGCGTCAGGCGCGGTTATCTGTATGCATTTATTGCCACTATTTGCGGCTCACTGGTATATCTGTTCAGCAAAGCGGCTCTCCATATGGTTAGCCTGCCTCAGTTCGGGTTTTACTGGTTTGTCATTGCGTTATTCTGGAACAGCCTGATGGCGGCGCATCCCAAAGGCGGCTTTCAAATCAGCACTTTTACACGCAAAGATTTTCGAATTTTGTTGGTTGTTGGTTTGATTGAAATCGTGGCAACTTCAACGTTTTATGCAGCCATCTATATTTCCGATAATCCTGCTGTTCCTTCATTTTTACGCAATATGGAGTATCTGTTTGTGTCGTTGCTGGGCATGGGATTGCTTTCCGAGCGATTTGGCAAAGCAGGTATTGCCGGAGCTATCCTTACCCTGACAGGCGCTTTTATAATCAGCCTTAAGCCGGGGGCTGCCGGTAGCTTTCTTACAGGAGCCTCGGGACTGATGCTGATCTCTACTTCCTTTTATGCAGTCAGAACCATACTGGCCAAAATTCATATTCGAGCCATAAGCCCGGTGGTGCTGGCCATCAACAGGGCCTTGTTCCT comes from Lentimicrobiaceae bacterium and encodes:
- a CDS encoding response regulator transcription factor, producing the protein MKVVIIEDEELAARRLEMLINECASDAEVIARLESVSEAIEWFRENAAPDLIFLDIHLEDDLSFTIFEKVKINSPVIFTTAYDEYAIRAFKMRSIDYLLKPIVKEELAASLQKFRDFTQVRQLPDMDQLFKLITAEKVVYKERFSVTVGQKIKTYSTDDICWFYSEEGITFMVVNDNHQYPVDFSLDELADQLNPNDFFRVNRQFLIKLSSIKNVHIYPKSRLKIELMPASDREIFVSRDKVTRFKDWLG
- a CDS encoding GNAT family N-acetyltransferase; protein product: MLSQTQTGLLLVNSDQNISILCMDEEYPLLEVQQEGPMLMCRFQSDEEWCHFSYNSTSAFLAGFLKLHPGRQYVVVSDDSAFSWLKLHCQLIWSINCYRLFQENEIPAGDGTLVVPLLSEHLPLVYDNSKYQQFLSMDYLQKRLESGGGFCICNAGMPVAWIMTHDDGSVGMLHVLDAFRHRGYARRLIEAMSARVRQKGRRVFAHIEPSNEASLQLFTSMGFAVKASVTWALVRKFIKA
- a CDS encoding DMT family transporter, which encodes MSGVRRGYLYAFIATICGSLVYLFSKAALHMVSLPQFGFYWFVIALFWNSLMAAHPKGGFQISTFTRKDFRILLVVGLIEIVATSTFYAAIYISDNPAVPSFLRNMEYLFVSLLGMGLLSERFGKAGIAGAILTLTGAFIISLKPGAAGSFLTGASGLMLISTSFYAVRTILAKIHIRAISPVVLAINRALFLFLTASVFMVVNHQSLVIPLSALLLIAAGSFVGPFLTSIFQYSALRYIEASRAAIVQSTTGLFVMLGALLIFGRWPAHLQIIGGMLAIAGVMLMMKKNERP